In the Bacillus alveayuensis genome, AGAGAAAAGGACAAACGCCCATTTTTTACAAAATGGTTGTCAATAATCACAATTTTCTGCATAGTATAGAGTAATCTAATCTATGTAACTCCATATTTGGAATAATCATTCACATTACTTTATGCACGGTATCTTCAAATTGTTCCTTTTTTTAAAAAAATAATTTGTAGGAGGGGGTAAGGAGTATGTCGTCAAAAGGGAATAATCATAATTTTGTGATTTCAAGAGAAGACTGGTCCCTCCACCGGAAAGGCCATGATGATCAAGTTCGTCACCAAGAAAAGGTGAAAGAGGCCATTCGAAATAATTTGCCTGATCTCATTACAGAAGAAAGCATCATTATGTCGAATGGAAAGGATGTTGTGAAGATTCCGATCCGTTCTCTTGATGAATATAAAATCCGTTATAACTATGATAAAAACAAACATGTCGGCCAAGGGAATGGAGATAGTCAAATTGGTGACGTTATTGCAAAGGATGGAAGTCAAGGGGCACAAGGACCAGGAAAAGGTCAAGGGGCTGGTGATCAGCCTGGTGAGGACTATTACGAAGCAGAAGTATCCATCATGGATTTAGAACAGGCTTTATTTAAGGAGCTTGAGCTTCCGAATTTACAACGAAAAGAAATAGACCAAAACGTAGTAGAAAATATAGAATTTAATGATATTCGTCGCACTGGACTTATGGGAAACATTGATAAAAAAAGGACGATGCTTGCAGCTTATAAGCGCAATGCGATGGCGGGTAAACCAAGCTTTCATCCGATTTATCCAGAAGATTTAAAGTTTAAAACGTGGAATGAAGTTGTAAAACCTGAATCAAAAGCTGTCGTTCTGGCGATGATGGATACAAGTGGTTCAATGGGGATATGGGAAAAATATATGGCCCGAAGCTTTTTCTTTTGGATGACGCGCTTTTTACGAACGAAATACGAAACGGTTGATATTGAG is a window encoding:
- a CDS encoding sporulation protein YhbH (product_source=TIGR02877; cath_funfam=2.30.30.140; cog=COG2718; ko=KO:K09786; pfam=PF04285; superfamily=53300,55282; tigrfam=TIGR02877), giving the protein MSSKGNNHNFVISREDWSLHRKGHDDQVRHQEKVKEAIRNNLPDLITEESIIMSNGKDVVKIPIRSLDEYKIRYNYDKNKHVGQGNGDSQIGDVIAKDGSQGAQGPGKGQGAGDQPGEDYYEAEVSIMDLEQALFKELELPNLQRKEIDQNVVENIEFNDIRRTGLMGNIDKKRTMLAAYKRNAMAGKPSFHPIYPEDLKFKTWNEVVKPESKAVVLAMMDTSGSMGIWEKYMARSFFFWMTRFLRTKYETVDIEFIAHHTEAKVVSEEDFFSKGESGGTICSSAYRKALELIHEKYQPSRYNIYPFHFSDGDNLTSDNARCVKLVTEMIKVCNMFGYGEVNQYNRIPSTLMSAFQKIDNPKFRYHILKRKLDVFEALKTFFSVSENEKIKA